One Gloeobacter morelensis MG652769 DNA window includes the following coding sequences:
- the pdxA gene encoding 4-hydroxythreonine-4-phosphate dehydrogenase PdxA produces the protein MQQTPPPFLAITIGDPAGIGPEVVLKALADDTVHGLCRPLVFGSHRLLEQAYLYLRALSPDPLANPDDLEIVDLPSSQPIETGKLCAHAGDLSFAYLQAAIEATQVGRCAGVVTAPIHKSAWHLAGHRYPGQTEVLARACGAERYGMLFVARSPVNGWPLRVLLATTHIPLAAVPTTLIPELVRSKLALLFDSLDCDFGLSDPQVAVAGLNPHSGENGQLGSEERDWLAPLIADWPGDRLLGPVPPDTLWIEAARAWAGTAHHGACDAYLALYHDQGLIPVKMLAFDQAVNTTIGLSIVRTSPDHGTAFDIAGRGIARPQSMVAAVALAAELANRRAARSLAAPAAL, from the coding sequence ATGCAGCAGACGCCTCCTCCTTTTCTGGCCATTACCATAGGCGATCCGGCGGGGATAGGCCCCGAGGTGGTGCTCAAGGCCCTGGCCGACGACACCGTGCACGGGCTTTGTCGGCCGCTGGTCTTCGGCAGCCACCGTCTGCTGGAGCAAGCCTATTTGTACCTGCGCGCCTTGAGCCCGGACCCGCTCGCCAACCCCGACGACCTTGAAATCGTCGATCTGCCGTCCTCGCAGCCGATTGAGACCGGTAAGCTCTGTGCCCACGCCGGGGATTTGAGCTTTGCCTATTTGCAGGCGGCTATCGAAGCGACGCAGGTGGGCCGCTGCGCCGGGGTGGTCACCGCTCCCATCCACAAATCCGCCTGGCATCTGGCCGGACACCGCTATCCGGGGCAGACCGAAGTCCTCGCCCGTGCCTGCGGCGCCGAACGCTACGGAATGCTCTTCGTGGCGCGCTCTCCTGTCAACGGCTGGCCCCTCCGGGTGCTGCTCGCCACCACCCACATTCCCCTTGCTGCAGTTCCTACGACCTTGATCCCTGAACTGGTGCGCTCCAAGCTCGCACTGTTGTTCGACAGTCTTGATTGCGACTTCGGCCTGAGCGACCCGCAAGTCGCCGTGGCGGGCCTCAATCCCCACAGCGGCGAAAACGGCCAGCTCGGCAGCGAGGAGCGCGACTGGCTGGCGCCGCTGATTGCCGACTGGCCGGGAGACCGATTGCTTGGCCCGGTGCCGCCCGATACGCTGTGGATAGAAGCGGCGCGCGCCTGGGCCGGGACCGCCCACCACGGCGCCTGCGACGCCTATCTGGCCCTCTACCACGACCAGGGCCTCATCCCGGTCAAAATGCTCGCCTTCGATCAAGCCGTCAACACGACTATTGGTCTATCCATCGTCCGCACTTCCCCCGATCACGGCACCGCCTTCGATATCGCCGGCCGCGGCATCGCCCGTCCCCAGAGCATGGTTGCGGCCGTCGCCCTGGCGGCCGAACTGGCGAACCGGCGGGCCGCCCGTTCCCTTGCTGCTCCTGCTGCGTTGTGA
- a CDS encoding sensor histidine kinase yields the protein MQTTWTQRQLRKAVRRTAKLLRRQAPPRPLRPPPRPPRPPATVAPRPQRDPQAFLRQFLLALRGIGLGIFLSAAVLWTLQLALPQGQYHARVQIPLARHWGLLEREVMGWSSYAEALVKAGKPDQARSAYGIAQGLLDTRAEPTPTSLELQRRLQEQTKALDPLRGKVDFPVMMRPGWGETLLQLARAPFAPDHWLDALVAYPLVQEPQIAALLVLSLWLALSFVHALQNQMAWTRILDQERPLSIGRVLPLVLGAALLALLLAALVTLSPSEPVIVAVVCGAAVPGLFVQILNRAYQLRARRALAAWESQHRAEFSSELHNTAQQSIMAAQGLLREIIHDLEASDDPEAGHYAWRLAEAMERCQEVENELRVLRNGTEDKFARGQAFADAIEPICDRLIRRGVDSHFHWLWEGQPVDAATWGTWALNLAESARDRRIAATFYQVLSELTWNVIKYACLDSTPVHVDVVFNCTRQKHLVRYTLEVSDNGPGFDVQSAQDRRPHSGIFSLERYLRRVEIVGAQAHSTLHTAPGQGTRIITEIVATAQRA from the coding sequence ATGCAGACCACCTGGACCCAGCGGCAACTGCGCAAAGCCGTGCGGCGCACAGCCAAACTTTTGCGGCGGCAGGCGCCCCCGCGGCCCTTGCGTCCGCCCCCCCGGCCGCCCCGGCCACCGGCTACGGTCGCCCCACGCCCACAGCGCGACCCCCAGGCTTTTTTGCGTCAGTTCCTCCTGGCCCTCAGAGGCATCGGTCTGGGCATTTTTTTGAGCGCCGCCGTTTTGTGGACTCTGCAGCTGGCCCTTCCCCAGGGACAGTACCACGCGCGGGTGCAAATTCCCCTCGCCCGGCACTGGGGGCTGCTTGAGCGCGAGGTGATGGGCTGGTCGAGTTACGCCGAAGCGCTCGTCAAAGCCGGCAAACCGGACCAGGCCCGCTCAGCCTACGGTATCGCCCAGGGCCTGCTCGACACCCGGGCCGAACCCACCCCGACCAGTCTCGAACTGCAGCGCCGATTGCAGGAGCAGACGAAGGCGCTCGACCCTTTGCGCGGCAAAGTCGACTTTCCGGTGATGATGCGCCCCGGCTGGGGGGAGACGCTGCTACAGCTGGCGCGCGCCCCTTTTGCCCCGGATCACTGGTTGGACGCCCTGGTGGCCTATCCGCTGGTCCAGGAGCCGCAGATAGCGGCGCTGTTGGTGTTGAGCTTGTGGCTTGCCCTCAGTTTTGTGCACGCGCTTCAAAACCAGATGGCCTGGACGCGCATTCTCGATCAGGAGCGGCCCCTATCGATTGGCCGGGTGCTGCCGCTGGTTTTGGGAGCGGCCCTGTTGGCGCTGTTGCTCGCGGCCCTGGTAACGCTGTCGCCTTCTGAGCCGGTGATTGTGGCGGTGGTTTGCGGTGCGGCGGTGCCGGGGTTGTTTGTACAGATTCTCAACCGCGCCTACCAGTTGCGCGCCCGGCGGGCGCTCGCCGCCTGGGAATCCCAGCACCGGGCCGAATTTAGCAGCGAACTGCACAATACCGCCCAGCAGAGCATCATGGCGGCCCAGGGGCTGCTGCGCGAAATCATCCACGATCTCGAAGCTTCCGACGACCCGGAGGCGGGGCATTATGCCTGGCGGCTGGCGGAGGCGATGGAGCGCTGCCAGGAGGTCGAAAACGAACTGCGGGTCCTGCGCAACGGCACCGAGGACAAATTTGCCCGCGGCCAGGCCTTTGCCGACGCCATCGAGCCCATCTGCGATCGCCTCATCCGCCGGGGGGTGGACAGCCACTTTCACTGGCTGTGGGAGGGCCAGCCCGTGGACGCCGCCACCTGGGGCACCTGGGCTTTGAACCTGGCCGAGAGCGCCCGCGACCGCCGCATCGCCGCCACGTTCTACCAGGTGCTCTCGGAACTGACCTGGAACGTCATCAAGTACGCCTGCCTGGACAGTACCCCGGTGCACGTCGACGTCGTCTTCAATTGCACCCGCCAGAAGCATCTGGTGCGCTACACCCTCGAAGTGAGCGACAACGGCCCCGGCTTCGACGTCCAATCGGCGCAAGATCGCCGCCCCCACTCGGGTATCTTTTCGCTGGAGCGCTATTTGCGCCGCGTCGAGATTGTCGGCGCCCAGGCCCACAGCACCCTGCACACCGCCCCCGGTCAGGGCACCCGCATTATTACGGAGATCGTGGCGACCGCCCAGCGGGCATGA
- a CDS encoding L,D-transpeptidase family protein, producing the protein MSEVKQVFSWEPVTRWFAVAVTAAGLGFFAWWQVIPLGVGMVPTDGAAEVDPREPVVIETIGLGSRLSEVQVQDHLGRPVASESDERRLTLKPPLAFGTRYTITARVEREWTQQVVSTVMHFETVAIPRLSGPTERTFKPDRSVTLQFDRPVGELSVLGDLAVAVEPAADRRSFRLAASNPTQGKRYPVQLVWSTTTGVPLPPLKLDLVAPPPLTVKANTRGLDNLGLALPLQFTFSEPLLEREQASSHIAVQTDQGEAIAGKWRWVGTRRLRFTPAGGWPAVSTIRVSVGADGLAAVGGGYLEKPLDFSFTTGTDRHIYIYLDTQKVAAVENGRVVRTFRVSTGKAGTPTVTGNFYIYDRYAIKTMRSRADPGEPGHYVVENVPYAQFFHEGYAFHGAWWHNAFGTRVSHGCVNMATRRFNKRSGVSEDAGWLWKWAAMGVPVTVLAKTPARAAS; encoded by the coding sequence TTGAGCGAAGTCAAACAAGTTTTCAGCTGGGAACCGGTCACCCGCTGGTTTGCCGTCGCGGTGACGGCGGCGGGTCTCGGATTTTTTGCCTGGTGGCAGGTGATTCCGCTGGGGGTGGGCATGGTTCCCACCGACGGTGCCGCCGAGGTCGATCCGCGCGAGCCGGTCGTCATCGAGACTATCGGCCTCGGCAGCCGCCTGAGCGAGGTGCAAGTGCAGGACCATCTCGGCCGACCGGTGGCAAGCGAAAGTGATGAGCGGCGCCTCACCCTCAAGCCGCCCCTGGCCTTTGGGACCCGCTACACGATCACTGCGCGCGTCGAGCGCGAGTGGACGCAGCAGGTGGTGAGCACAGTAATGCACTTCGAGACCGTCGCCATCCCCAGACTATCCGGTCCCACCGAGCGGACGTTTAAGCCCGATCGCTCGGTGACGCTCCAGTTCGACCGACCGGTGGGCGAATTGAGCGTGCTTGGCGATCTGGCCGTTGCTGTCGAGCCCGCCGCCGATCGCCGCTCCTTTCGCCTCGCGGCGAGCAATCCCACCCAGGGCAAGCGCTACCCGGTGCAGCTCGTCTGGTCCACTACCACCGGCGTGCCGTTGCCGCCCCTGAAACTCGACCTGGTCGCGCCGCCGCCGTTGACGGTCAAGGCCAACACCCGCGGCCTCGACAATCTCGGGCTGGCGTTGCCGCTGCAGTTTACCTTCAGCGAGCCTCTGCTGGAGCGTGAGCAAGCGAGCAGCCACATCGCCGTGCAAACCGACCAAGGCGAGGCGATCGCAGGCAAGTGGCGCTGGGTGGGCACTCGGCGGCTGCGCTTCACGCCCGCGGGCGGCTGGCCGGCTGTGAGCACCATTCGGGTGAGCGTCGGTGCGGACGGTCTTGCGGCCGTGGGCGGCGGTTATCTGGAGAAGCCCCTTGATTTCAGCTTCACCACCGGCACCGACCGGCACATCTACATCTACCTCGACACCCAGAAAGTGGCGGCGGTCGAAAATGGCCGGGTAGTGCGTACTTTCCGGGTGAGCACCGGCAAAGCGGGCACCCCGACGGTCACCGGCAATTTCTACATCTACGACCGCTACGCCATCAAGACGATGCGCAGCCGCGCCGACCCGGGCGAGCCCGGCCACTACGTGGTCGAGAACGTTCCTTACGCTCAGTTTTTTCACGAGGGTTACGCCTTTCACGGTGCCTGGTGGCACAATGCTTTCGGCACCCGCGTCAGCCACGGCTGCGTGAATATGGCCACCCGCCGCTTCAACAAGCGCTCCGGCGTCTCTGAGGATGCTGGCTGGCTGTGGAAATGGGCGGCGATGGGCGTGCCGGTGACGGTGCTGGCGAAGACGCCTGCCCGGGCGGCTTCGTAG
- a CDS encoding YkgJ family cysteine cluster protein encodes MKGWHCVQNCGACCYLAPEERPFLAEYLSPGVLQLYHSLVGTDGWCVHFDKSRRTCAIYQTRPAFCRVSPEVLRDLYGEDPADLSAWAVHCCREHIDSVWGAQSPERRRFEQEVGGAVPGA; translated from the coding sequence ATGAAAGGCTGGCATTGTGTGCAAAATTGCGGCGCCTGCTGCTACTTGGCTCCCGAGGAGCGGCCGTTTCTAGCGGAGTACCTCAGTCCTGGGGTGCTGCAGCTCTATCATTCGCTGGTGGGCACCGACGGCTGGTGCGTTCACTTCGACAAGTCCAGGCGCACCTGCGCTATCTACCAGACGCGCCCGGCATTTTGCCGGGTGAGCCCGGAAGTATTGCGCGATCTTTACGGCGAAGATCCGGCGGATCTGTCCGCCTGGGCCGTCCACTGCTGCCGCGAGCACATCGATTCGGTCTGGGGAGCACAGAGCCCCGAGCGCCGACGCTTCGAGCAAGAAGTGGGTGGGGCGGTCCCCGGCGCCTGA
- a CDS encoding peptidylprolyl isomerase — MQRIRWLAGALAVIAFVLATTACTQAGLPPADPQENPTVNNPSGARADLPSLAGKATVELNTSKGRILLEVDGDNAPLSAGNFVDLVKRGFYNNLAFHRVVSGFVIQGGDPLGNGTGGFIDPATRQPRSLPLEIRATTGDGQPGEILYGQTFSLSGRNPRTQPPVLVHSRGALAMARSQNPNSASSQFYITLAETRQLDGEYAVFGKVLEGQDVVDKIQVGDKIVSATVVSGGNPATGSAPG; from the coding sequence ATGCAACGGATACGATGGTTGGCCGGCGCGCTCGCGGTCATCGCCTTCGTCCTGGCTACGACCGCCTGCACCCAGGCCGGACTACCACCGGCCGACCCACAGGAGAATCCCACGGTGAACAATCCCAGCGGCGCCCGGGCCGATTTGCCCTCCCTCGCGGGCAAGGCCACCGTCGAGCTGAACACCTCCAAAGGCCGCATCCTCCTCGAGGTCGACGGCGACAACGCTCCGCTCTCCGCCGGCAACTTCGTCGACCTGGTCAAGCGCGGGTTTTACAACAATCTGGCATTTCACCGGGTGGTGTCGGGGTTTGTCATCCAGGGCGGCGACCCGCTCGGCAACGGCACCGGCGGCTTCATCGACCCGGCCACGCGCCAGCCGCGCTCGCTGCCTTTGGAGATCCGCGCCACTACCGGCGACGGCCAGCCGGGCGAGATTCTCTATGGCCAGACTTTTAGCCTCAGCGGGCGCAACCCCCGCACCCAGCCGCCGGTACTCGTCCATAGCCGGGGGGCTCTCGCCATGGCCCGGTCGCAAAATCCCAACTCGGCCTCGTCGCAGTTCTATATCACCCTGGCGGAGACCCGGCAGCTCGACGGCGAATACGCCGTCTTCGGCAAAGTGCTCGAAGGCCAGGATGTGGTCGACAAAATTCAGGTGGGCGACAAGATTGTCTCGGCTACCGTCGTCTCCGGGGGCAACCCGGCCACCGGCTCGGCTCCCGGTTAG